The Algoriphagus sp. TR-M9 genome has a window encoding:
- a CDS encoding PQQ-dependent sugar dehydrogenase, with amino-acid sequence MRNFLLLFAVCCVSSVLSCTPKVEDPFATVKPDESRFTKIPLAGNFNEPMEIEVLENGDVLIIERHGLLKLYQAETGETSVVGELEVFPEREDGLMGMAKDPDFGKNNWLYLYYAPANEAALNRVSRFDFVDNKLDLASEVKILDVDIFRGCCHSGGGLEFDSEGNLYLGIGDDSTPFESSNFNPIDERPDQPKNVDAQRSSGNTNDLRGAILRIKPNPEGGYSIPEGNLFPEGTPKTRPEIYVKGNRNPFRFSIDSRNGNLFWGEVGPDGSEDKEGRGPRGYDEINVATEPGYYGWPYFVGNNAAYWKYDFATGESLYQFDPKAPKNTSPNNTGMEILPEAKPALIYYPYAESEDFPMVGQGGRNAMAGQVYYREDYEASEVRFPGYYNEKLFIYDWMRNWIFTVSLTENFEYDTMERFMPETHFEKPMDMQFAKDGSLYVLEYGTFWRANNDDSGLYRIVFSEGNRKPTVKISADQTQGAAPLRVAFSSEGTADPDEGDEVSFHWSFGKNGPTSSEPNPSHSFEAPGIYKVTLTATDQSGESAQSFLEVKVGNEAPEVSIDWEGNRSFYFGQEAINYQVSATDKEDGEIAPSQIDLTIDYLEGGYDIIEMGHQEEVLSIGETYINEAGCKACHGISNESVGPDYTSVSEKYKNDPNAKTYLIDKVRNGGAGVWGEQIMPGHTHLDENKVAQMVDFILGIANPNAVSGLPASGTYEIENTEDPEGFYLIQASYTDQGANGIPAIKTTEQLKLRNTIVAAYSADGLQGAARANPEDEYYVQFTESGSWLLFSAVDLSEINQITLSIMPGNTVGKVQVRAGSPDGELLAESDILTKDSRPSSGPQVGWFEVPFAVPSSDYYGDLYLVYVTEEPITIWNTFNLKAIQFLK; translated from the coding sequence ATGAGAAATTTCCTGCTTCTGTTTGCAGTATGTTGTGTAAGTAGTGTGTTGAGTTGTACTCCAAAAGTAGAAGATCCATTTGCAACCGTAAAACCAGATGAATCCAGATTCACTAAGATTCCTTTAGCCGGGAATTTCAATGAACCCATGGAGATTGAGGTGTTGGAGAATGGAGATGTATTGATTATCGAGCGTCATGGCTTACTTAAACTTTATCAAGCAGAGACAGGAGAAACAAGTGTAGTTGGCGAGTTGGAGGTCTTTCCAGAGCGGGAGGACGGCTTGATGGGAATGGCAAAGGATCCCGATTTTGGGAAGAATAATTGGTTGTATCTCTATTATGCTCCTGCAAATGAAGCTGCTTTGAATAGAGTTTCCAGATTTGATTTTGTGGACAATAAGTTGGATTTGGCCTCTGAGGTAAAAATCCTCGATGTGGATATTTTTAGAGGTTGCTGTCATTCTGGAGGTGGCTTGGAGTTTGATTCTGAGGGAAACCTTTATCTGGGCATTGGTGATGATTCTACCCCTTTTGAGTCCAGTAATTTCAATCCTATCGATGAGCGTCCCGATCAACCCAAAAATGTAGATGCGCAGCGAAGTTCTGGAAACACCAATGATTTACGGGGTGCGATTCTTCGGATCAAACCCAATCCAGAAGGCGGTTACTCCATTCCTGAAGGAAATCTATTTCCCGAAGGAACACCCAAAACCCGTCCTGAAATCTATGTCAAAGGCAATAGAAACCCATTTAGATTTTCTATCGACAGTCGTAATGGCAATTTGTTTTGGGGTGAAGTGGGTCCTGACGGATCAGAAGACAAAGAAGGCCGTGGACCTAGAGGCTACGATGAAATCAATGTCGCAACTGAACCTGGATATTACGGCTGGCCCTATTTTGTAGGAAATAATGCTGCGTATTGGAAGTATGATTTTGCTACTGGAGAAAGCTTGTATCAGTTTGATCCGAAAGCTCCCAAAAACACTTCTCCCAATAATACAGGGATGGAGATTTTGCCAGAGGCAAAGCCAGCTTTGATTTACTATCCCTATGCCGAATCTGAGGATTTTCCAATGGTTGGCCAGGGAGGAAGAAATGCCATGGCTGGCCAAGTGTATTATCGCGAAGATTATGAAGCTTCGGAAGTTCGGTTTCCAGGGTATTATAATGAGAAATTGTTTATCTACGACTGGATGAGAAACTGGATTTTCACGGTCAGCCTGACGGAGAATTTCGAATACGATACCATGGAGCGCTTTATGCCGGAAACTCACTTTGAGAAGCCGATGGACATGCAGTTTGCCAAAGACGGTTCCTTGTATGTGTTGGAATATGGTACTTTTTGGAGAGCTAACAATGATGATTCAGGTTTGTATAGAATAGTTTTTTCCGAAGGAAACAGAAAGCCAACGGTTAAGATCTCAGCTGATCAAACCCAAGGTGCAGCACCTTTAAGGGTCGCTTTTTCATCAGAAGGGACAGCGGATCCGGATGAGGGGGATGAAGTGAGTTTTCATTGGAGTTTTGGTAAAAATGGCCCCACATCCTCCGAGCCAAACCCTTCTCACAGTTTTGAAGCTCCAGGGATTTATAAGGTGACACTTACTGCTACTGATCAATCTGGGGAGTCCGCACAATCATTTTTGGAAGTGAAAGTGGGAAATGAGGCGCCTGAAGTTTCCATAGACTGGGAAGGAAATCGGAGTTTCTATTTCGGACAGGAAGCGATCAATTATCAAGTGTCAGCTACCGATAAGGAAGATGGGGAGATAGCCCCATCTCAGATTGATCTGACAATCGACTACTTGGAAGGTGGATACGATATTATTGAAATGGGGCATCAGGAGGAAGTCTTGAGCATAGGGGAAACTTACATCAATGAGGCGGGTTGCAAAGCCTGTCATGGCATCAGCAATGAATCTGTGGGACCTGATTATACTTCAGTTTCTGAGAAATACAAAAACGATCCAAACGCAAAAACCTATCTGATCGATAAAGTAAGAAATGGTGGTGCTGGAGTTTGGGGTGAGCAGATTATGCCTGGGCATACGCATTTGGATGAGAACAAAGTGGCTCAAATGGTTGATTTCATTTTAGGTATTGCCAATCCAAACGCAGTTTCAGGACTGCCAGCTTCTGGTACTTATGAGATTGAAAACACGGAAGATCCCGAAGGCTTTTATTTGATCCAGGCCTCATACACGGATCAGGGAGCAAATGGAATACCTGCGATCAAGACTACGGAGCAGTTGAAGTTGAGGAATACCATTGTTGCTGCGTACAGCGCTGATGGTTTGCAAGGAGCGGCTCGCGCAAATCCTGAAGATGAGTATTATGTACAGTTTACTGAGTCAGGTTCTTGGCTGTTGTTTAGCGCTGTAGATTTGAGCGAGATCAATCAAATTACGCTTTCTATTATGCCTGGAAATACTGTGGGCAAAGTCCAGGTCAGGGCTGGTTCACCTGATGGGGAGCTTCTAGCAGAATCCGATATCCTGACCAAGGACTCGAGGCCTTCCTCAGGTCCTCAAGTGGGGTGGTTTGAAGTTCCATTTGCTGTTCCGAGTTCGGATTATTACGGAGATCTGTACCTGGTTTATGTGACTGAGGAGCCGATTACGATCTGGAATACATTTAACCTGAAAGCCATACAGTTTTTGAAATAA
- a CDS encoding PD-(D/E)XK nuclease family protein — protein MHSFLRNTAKEILETGVDLQKQTIVLPNRRAGLFFTQHLGNLISEPTWMPEVKTIEDIFYELAGNRPADDLTLIFELYRVYQDLNPEAETFDRFYFWGEMILKDFNDVDQFMADASKLYHHLSEIKELESDLSFLNESQVELIKQFWSSFERQDRGHQEKFLKFWKLLSPLYTSFQASLAVSGLAYSGMLYRKVIESIGDAPKPEKQVHFIGFNAFTGTEEALIKHYITEFEAKIYWDVDAYYLDDKVQEAGLFFRDYQKDKVFGPTFPEEIPTQIEDRKASIKTYATPLKTNQANLVGAILEKIPKGEAWEETVVILPDEQMLFPVLHTLPEQVDKVNVTMGYPVKNAPVYSFLEAVLEMQRFIKEEDGKVLFYHTAVKNLLSSTYLKSVNPHFAEKILEDMQLLNQIHVSAEKLHQGGDLYQLIFQKLQNDSLFSYLGGVMEALAGRLQTEPMQRSYLYQCFKQLTRLKEIFAGQDILSINREFFIRLFRQIFREVKLPFEGEPLQGLQVMGVLESRNLDFKRVIICNMNEDSFPPSAGLNSMIPFNIRKAFNLPVQEQNDSIYAYTFYRLLHSAEEVHMIYTTASDQGKAGEKSRYIQQMAVELGRELQEEVLFIPIDQKSPEEINIVKTAEVLELLDKYLVDENGFSQTSFSPSALSVFLDCRLKFYLQYLANIQEKQEVSEEIDAAVFGNLAHLSMEILYQDFAKRKGRSLLEKEDFEELSKSWVFPAIEKAIRQFYHLEGEADTKLNGQMAIARDVLQKYLKQILKIDEASAPFKLISLEKEKKYKASMEISTAKGAQSVSLKGIIDRVDEHNSSVRLIDYKSGQDNKAFPDIPSLFDRENKSRNKAAMQTMFYGLIYQATNPENTLPLKPAIFNLREMFEADFNPYLQQKLGKKPGVEVQDYRQFEEGYSKGLRELLEDIYNPDIPFSQTDDLKKCEYCPYKEICGR, from the coding sequence ATGCATAGTTTTTTAAGAAATACAGCAAAGGAGATCCTCGAAACTGGAGTTGATCTGCAGAAACAAACCATAGTTTTGCCCAATAGACGAGCGGGGCTGTTTTTTACCCAACATCTGGGAAATCTGATCAGCGAACCTACTTGGATGCCGGAGGTGAAAACTATAGAGGACATTTTCTATGAATTGGCCGGAAATCGCCCTGCGGATGACCTGACCTTGATTTTTGAATTGTACCGTGTGTATCAGGATCTCAACCCAGAGGCGGAAACTTTCGATCGCTTCTATTTCTGGGGTGAGATGATCCTAAAGGATTTCAATGATGTAGATCAGTTCATGGCTGATGCCAGTAAGCTGTACCACCATCTCTCTGAAATCAAGGAATTGGAATCTGATTTAAGTTTCTTGAATGAAAGTCAAGTAGAGTTGATTAAGCAATTCTGGTCATCTTTTGAGCGTCAGGACAGAGGTCATCAGGAGAAGTTTCTGAAATTCTGGAAATTGCTCAGTCCGCTCTATACTAGTTTTCAGGCTTCGCTTGCGGTGTCGGGCTTGGCTTATTCAGGGATGCTTTACAGAAAAGTGATCGAATCTATCGGAGACGCTCCAAAGCCTGAAAAACAGGTTCATTTTATAGGTTTCAATGCCTTTACCGGTACTGAAGAAGCGCTGATCAAGCATTACATCACTGAGTTTGAAGCAAAAATCTACTGGGATGTAGATGCATATTATTTGGATGATAAAGTGCAGGAAGCAGGGCTGTTCTTCAGGGATTACCAAAAAGACAAAGTTTTCGGACCAACTTTCCCAGAAGAGATTCCTACGCAAATTGAAGACAGAAAGGCAAGCATCAAGACCTATGCTACTCCTTTGAAGACCAACCAGGCGAATTTGGTAGGGGCCATTTTGGAGAAAATTCCTAAAGGCGAAGCTTGGGAGGAAACTGTCGTGATTTTGCCCGATGAGCAGATGCTCTTTCCTGTGCTACACACCTTGCCTGAGCAAGTGGATAAGGTGAACGTGACCATGGGCTATCCGGTGAAAAATGCTCCAGTTTATTCCTTTTTGGAGGCTGTGCTGGAAATGCAGCGATTCATCAAAGAAGAAGATGGGAAAGTCTTGTTTTATCATACTGCCGTCAAAAATCTCTTGAGTTCAACTTACCTGAAAAGTGTGAACCCTCACTTTGCTGAGAAAATACTTGAGGATATGCAGCTTTTGAACCAGATTCATGTCTCTGCTGAAAAGCTTCATCAGGGAGGTGATTTGTACCAGCTTATTTTTCAAAAGCTACAGAATGATTCCCTTTTCAGCTATTTGGGAGGGGTGATGGAGGCATTAGCGGGGCGACTGCAAACCGAGCCCATGCAGCGTTCTTACTTGTACCAATGTTTCAAGCAATTGACCCGTTTGAAGGAGATTTTTGCAGGTCAGGATATTTTGAGCATCAACAGGGAGTTTTTCATCCGTTTGTTTCGTCAGATTTTTAGAGAGGTGAAGTTGCCTTTTGAGGGCGAACCTTTACAGGGATTGCAGGTCATGGGTGTGCTAGAGTCTAGAAACCTGGACTTTAAGAGAGTGATCATCTGCAATATGAATGAGGATAGTTTTCCGCCTTCCGCAGGGTTGAATTCCATGATTCCTTTTAATATCCGGAAAGCTTTTAATCTGCCTGTGCAGGAGCAAAATGACTCGATTTATGCCTATACTTTTTACCGACTTTTGCATAGTGCAGAGGAAGTTCATATGATTTATACGACTGCTTCAGACCAAGGAAAAGCCGGGGAAAAGAGCCGATATATTCAGCAGATGGCGGTGGAGCTAGGTCGAGAATTGCAGGAAGAGGTGCTTTTCATCCCTATAGACCAAAAATCGCCCGAAGAGATCAACATTGTTAAAACAGCTGAAGTTTTAGAGTTGCTGGATAAGTACCTGGTGGATGAAAATGGTTTTTCACAAACCTCCTTTTCACCTTCTGCTTTGAGTGTGTTTTTGGATTGCAGACTGAAGTTTTACCTGCAGTATCTGGCCAATATTCAGGAAAAACAGGAAGTAAGCGAGGAGATAGATGCCGCTGTTTTTGGGAATTTGGCCCACCTGAGTATGGAGATTTTGTATCAGGATTTTGCAAAGCGCAAAGGGAGGAGTTTGCTGGAAAAAGAGGATTTCGAGGAGTTGAGTAAATCCTGGGTGTTTCCAGCGATTGAAAAAGCCATTCGGCAATTTTATCATTTAGAAGGCGAAGCAGATACCAAACTGAATGGACAAATGGCGATTGCCAGAGACGTACTTCAGAAGTATTTGAAGCAGATTTTGAAGATCGATGAAGCTTCGGCTCCTTTTAAATTGATTTCTCTCGAAAAGGAGAAAAAGTACAAAGCCAGCATGGAGATCAGTACTGCTAAGGGAGCGCAAAGTGTCAGCTTGAAAGGAATCATAGACCGGGTGGATGAGCATAATAGCTCGGTTCGCCTGATTGATTATAAGTCAGGACAAGATAACAAGGCTTTTCCGGATATTCCCTCACTTTTCGATAGAGAAAATAAGTCACGCAATAAGGCGGCAATGCAGACGATGTTTTATGGATTGATCTATCAAGCTACCAATCCGGAAAACACCTTGCCGCTGAAGCCTGCGATATTCAATCTCCGGGAGATGTTTGAAGCTGACTTCAACCCATATTTACAGCAAAAACTAGGAAAAAAACCTGGTGTAGAAGTGCAGGATTACAGACAATTTGAAGAGGGATATAGCAAGGGTCTTCGGGAGCTCTTGGAAGATATCTACAATCCTGATATACCTTTTAGCCAAACAGATGATCTGAAGAAATGCGAATATTGTCCGTATAAGGAGATTTGCGGCCGATAA
- a CDS encoding UvrD-helicase domain-containing protein, with product MEQKPFIIYKSSAGSGKTYTLTLEYLKLALQSPHAFKQILAVTFTNKATQEMKERIIGELKRLRNQVNPDEKMDSELIKSLQVDVATLKVLAQQTLTAILHDYGRFSVSTIDSFFQKVVRAFAREIDLNAKFDVELDQDAVLERVVDRVVMLVMEDEFLHNWLVDYAYEQIQNGKSWDIRRNIRSLGKQIFQEDFKKYSPEIKEFLKDKENITLLQSFVRERKNEIIGLSNALKQEANDIRIKNGLEWSDFNRGFIKILDKLGDPSNPFPELTPATLAKIDNPESWHTKSSKQIDAILSAYDQGLNQVLHQILALTPKWNTLQAIAKNSYVYGVFRNLLDELTLIKDEENILLISDANEFLKEITKGNDTPFIYEKVGNQYKNYLIDEFQDTSGFQWDSFKPLLENSLGNGQTNLLVGDVKQSIYRWRGGEMKLLLSQVEDEIGEESIQLENLDTNFRSLPNIINFNNAVFKALPKAMESVLTSSYGVENPQILSQAYSDCFQKISPRKAKSEFKGKVKLEFIDPKEAEDGCKFDEMVLEKLPGLVMELQDHGYHLQDIAFLVRNKAHGEAIADRLMAYAAEHPGSEYRFDVLSDESMFLDKAASVKALISGFNYLHNPADKVQFKTMWYYLAVLKEAPVDHELFALDQIPDYLQQQVLNFQEREMLMLQLPLMEALEELIKVLGLMELGLEKAYISGFKEAVYDFTANNRADLSSFLDWWEANKAKRTVKIPEGHNAMRILTIHKSKGLQFKVVVMPFLKWDIFDLRKDNVVWSPFEDKEKGVQAVIPLSLSKNLADSDFRETYAEEATMAYLDSLNLLYVSLTRAEDVFIGYIPYKEKIGSQNYIEVQLQLLIQSSSHSEEELSLASYYDPESKIFEYGEWPDKQVRILEPRQSPELRWAYKNWSQLLTLKKYAVDFSPEGMEQRKKQKFGLIVHEILELSVDKASALQNLQSFYFEGRLHEEEKQLVEKQLDQLFKDSLFASWFGAEGVLLAEQGILLPGGKQKRPDRIILNETEAVIVDFKTGEAQSRYANQVREYMELVSKLSQKPAKGYLCYLETGVIEEVYA from the coding sequence ATGGAACAGAAACCTTTCATCATTTACAAATCCTCCGCAGGCTCTGGGAAAACCTATACCCTGACACTGGAATACCTCAAACTTGCCCTGCAAAGTCCCCATGCTTTCAAGCAGATCTTGGCCGTGACTTTTACCAATAAGGCCACCCAGGAGATGAAGGAGCGGATTATCGGTGAGCTCAAAAGACTTCGGAATCAAGTGAACCCTGATGAAAAAATGGATTCCGAATTGATTAAATCTCTGCAGGTGGATGTGGCTACTCTGAAGGTTTTGGCGCAGCAAACGCTAACGGCAATTCTCCATGATTACGGTAGGTTTTCGGTCAGTACTATAGATAGTTTTTTTCAGAAAGTGGTTCGGGCCTTTGCCAGGGAAATTGATCTGAATGCCAAATTTGATGTGGAATTGGATCAGGATGCAGTGCTGGAGCGGGTAGTGGATCGTGTGGTCATGCTGGTGATGGAGGATGAATTTCTGCACAACTGGCTAGTGGATTACGCCTATGAGCAAATTCAAAATGGAAAATCATGGGATATCCGTAGAAATATCCGCAGTCTTGGAAAACAGATTTTTCAGGAAGATTTCAAAAAGTATTCTCCTGAAATCAAGGAGTTTCTGAAGGATAAGGAAAATATCACTTTGCTACAGTCTTTTGTAAGAGAGCGAAAGAATGAAATTATAGGACTTTCGAATGCGCTAAAACAAGAAGCGAATGACATTCGAATTAAGAATGGATTAGAATGGTCTGATTTTAATAGAGGGTTTATTAAAATACTAGACAAGCTAGGAGATCCAAGCAATCCCTTTCCGGAGCTAACACCCGCGACATTAGCTAAAATAGATAATCCTGAAAGTTGGCATACAAAGTCAAGCAAGCAAATCGATGCAATTTTATCGGCCTATGATCAAGGTCTGAACCAGGTTCTTCACCAGATTCTGGCTTTGACACCTAAATGGAATACGCTGCAGGCCATCGCAAAAAACAGTTATGTCTATGGTGTTTTTAGAAATCTCCTCGATGAGCTCACGCTGATCAAAGACGAGGAAAACATCTTGTTGATCTCGGATGCGAATGAATTTCTCAAGGAAATCACCAAAGGAAATGACACGCCATTTATCTATGAGAAAGTCGGGAATCAATATAAAAATTACCTGATTGATGAGTTTCAAGATACCTCAGGATTTCAGTGGGACAGTTTCAAGCCACTGCTGGAAAACTCACTTGGAAACGGTCAGACCAATTTGCTGGTAGGGGATGTGAAGCAATCCATCTATCGCTGGAGAGGTGGAGAGATGAAACTGTTACTTTCTCAAGTGGAAGATGAAATCGGTGAGGAAAGCATTCAACTGGAGAATTTAGATACCAATTTCCGTAGCCTTCCGAATATCATCAATTTCAACAATGCGGTGTTTAAAGCTTTGCCAAAGGCTATGGAGAGCGTTTTAACCTCAAGCTATGGAGTTGAAAACCCGCAAATACTATCGCAGGCTTACTCCGATTGCTTCCAGAAAATTTCCCCCAGAAAAGCTAAATCCGAATTCAAAGGAAAAGTGAAACTGGAATTCATCGATCCGAAGGAGGCTGAAGATGGGTGTAAATTTGACGAGATGGTACTGGAGAAATTACCAGGTTTGGTTATGGAACTTCAGGATCACGGGTATCACCTGCAGGATATAGCTTTTCTGGTTAGAAATAAAGCGCATGGTGAGGCTATCGCGGATCGTCTGATGGCTTATGCTGCGGAGCATCCAGGCTCTGAATATCGCTTCGATGTACTTTCTGATGAATCCATGTTTTTGGATAAAGCGGCCTCAGTAAAAGCACTCATCTCAGGATTCAATTATTTGCACAATCCTGCGGATAAGGTGCAGTTCAAAACCATGTGGTATTATTTGGCAGTTTTGAAGGAAGCACCTGTTGACCATGAATTGTTTGCGCTAGATCAGATACCGGACTACTTGCAACAGCAGGTTTTGAATTTTCAGGAAAGAGAGATGCTGATGCTTCAGCTTCCGCTGATGGAGGCATTGGAGGAGTTGATCAAGGTGCTAGGCTTAATGGAATTGGGGCTAGAGAAAGCTTATATCTCGGGTTTTAAAGAGGCTGTTTACGACTTTACGGCAAATAATCGAGCGGACCTGAGTAGTTTTTTGGATTGGTGGGAAGCCAATAAAGCCAAGCGAACAGTGAAAATTCCTGAAGGGCATAATGCCATGAGAATTCTGACTATTCATAAGTCCAAAGGCCTGCAGTTTAAGGTGGTGGTCATGCCTTTTCTGAAATGGGATATTTTTGATTTAAGGAAGGATAATGTGGTTTGGTCACCCTTTGAAGACAAGGAAAAGGGCGTTCAGGCAGTTATTCCACTGAGTTTAAGTAAAAATTTGGCTGATTCGGATTTTAGAGAAACTTATGCAGAAGAAGCTACTATGGCTTATCTGGACAGTCTGAACTTGCTATATGTCTCACTCACCCGGGCAGAAGATGTGTTTATAGGCTATATTCCTTATAAGGAGAAGATAGGTTCGCAAAACTACATTGAGGTGCAGCTGCAGCTACTGATCCAATCGTCTTCACATTCGGAAGAAGAGTTGAGCTTAGCTTCCTATTATGACCCTGAGTCAAAAATATTTGAATATGGTGAATGGCCTGATAAACAGGTGAGAATACTCGAACCAAGACAATCACCTGAACTTCGTTGGGCTTATAAAAACTGGTCTCAATTGCTAACCTTGAAAAAATACGCGGTGGATTTTTCACCGGAAGGAATGGAGCAGCGGAAAAAACAAAAGTTTGGTTTGATTGTCCATGAGATTTTGGAATTGTCAGTGGACAAAGCTTCTGCACTTCAGAATCTACAGTCATTTTATTTTGAAGGACGGCTCCATGAAGAGGAAAAGCAACTTGTAGAAAAGCAATTGGATCAGCTATTCAAGGATTCGCTATTTGCGTCATGGTTTGGTGCTGAGGGAGTCTTGCTGGCCGAGCAGGGAATACTTCTTCCTGGAGGTAAGCAGAAAAGGCCAGACCGGATTATACTTAATGAAACTGAGGCGGTGATTGTGGATTTTAAAACCGGCGAGGCTCAAAGTCGCTACGCAAATCAGGTAAGAGAATATATGGAATTGGTTTCAAAACTTTCTCAAAAGCCAGCAAAGGGCTATTTATGTTATTTAGAAACCGGAGTAATCGAGGAAGTATATGCATAG
- a CDS encoding alpha-glucuronidase family glycosyl hydrolase produces MYKSTTLAALLWICISLNSIANDGYKLWLDYQPIEESQLKSEVGSLLDGVYFFGENPTFEAIKNELDLASKSMLGKAPIYSKERLQNTKLWIGTRDQLSQVLSLDQQAEIKALGEDGYWRGTVELDGKSFYAIVGNQPVGTLYGVYNWLNSIQSNTFDKSTELVDAPKIKLRMLNHWDNLDRTVERGYAGFSIWDWHRLPGYIDPRYIDYARANASIGINAVSLTNVNANALIMTTDFMKKAKALADVFRPYGIKVFLTARFSAPIQLEGLKTADPLDPEVIAFWKKKADEIYSFIPDFGGFLVKANSEGQPGPHEYGRNHAEGANMLADALAPHGGVLIWRAFVYSHEDEVDRHMQANNEFEPLDGKFKDNVIIQIKNGAIDFQPREPFHPLYGAINETNVGMEFQITQEYLGQATNLVYLAPMWEEVLKSKTYKPSANSTVGSILEGKETGQKMTLIAGVSNIGTDRNWTGHLFAQSNWFAFGKMAWNPEVTSEEIAEEWTKLTFGQDSEVVSKVGEILLESHETAVDYMTPLGLHHIMGRSHHYGPGPWVMGGRADWTAPYYHQADSLGIGFDRTADGSGALTQYAPEIVEKWSDPNQIPEKFLLWFHHLPWDYQLKDGNTLWEGIAYHYDRGVKEVRQMQQTWASLESKIDPEEFDHVRQLLEIQEEEAEWWRNSCLLYFQTFSKRPFPADIEQPEGDLEYYKSLRFPNAPGI; encoded by the coding sequence ATGTATAAATCAACCACTCTAGCAGCCCTACTCTGGATCTGCATTTCTCTGAATTCAATTGCCAATGATGGCTACAAACTTTGGCTGGACTATCAGCCCATTGAAGAATCTCAGTTAAAATCCGAAGTGGGATCACTACTTGACGGAGTCTATTTCTTTGGAGAAAACCCTACGTTCGAAGCTATCAAAAACGAGCTGGATCTTGCCTCCAAAAGTATGCTGGGCAAAGCTCCGATTTACTCGAAAGAGCGACTTCAAAACACCAAACTCTGGATAGGTACCAGAGACCAACTTTCTCAAGTGCTTTCCCTGGATCAGCAAGCTGAAATCAAAGCCTTAGGTGAAGATGGATACTGGAGAGGAACGGTGGAACTAGATGGAAAATCATTCTATGCCATCGTAGGAAATCAACCTGTCGGAACACTTTACGGAGTGTATAATTGGCTTAATTCTATTCAAAGTAACACTTTCGATAAGTCCACAGAATTAGTTGATGCTCCGAAAATTAAACTCCGAATGTTAAACCATTGGGACAATCTGGACAGAACGGTGGAAAGAGGCTACGCTGGCTTCTCCATTTGGGATTGGCACAGACTTCCCGGATACATAGATCCGCGATACATCGACTATGCACGTGCCAATGCCTCCATTGGAATCAATGCTGTTTCACTGACCAATGTGAATGCAAATGCATTGATTATGACTACTGATTTTATGAAGAAAGCCAAGGCCTTGGCAGACGTTTTCAGACCTTATGGAATCAAGGTTTTTCTCACTGCTAGGTTCTCCGCTCCCATACAATTGGAAGGCTTGAAAACCGCGGATCCTCTAGACCCGGAAGTGATCGCTTTTTGGAAAAAGAAAGCGGATGAGATCTACTCTTTCATCCCTGATTTTGGAGGATTTCTCGTCAAAGCCAATTCCGAAGGACAGCCGGGGCCTCACGAATATGGAAGAAATCATGCCGAAGGGGCAAACATGCTTGCGGATGCTCTAGCTCCTCACGGAGGAGTTTTGATTTGGCGGGCTTTCGTCTATTCACACGAAGATGAAGTGGATCGACACATGCAGGCGAATAATGAATTTGAACCGCTGGACGGAAAGTTCAAAGACAATGTGATCATACAGATCAAAAACGGAGCGATAGACTTTCAGCCACGCGAACCTTTTCACCCGCTTTATGGTGCCATCAACGAAACAAACGTGGGCATGGAATTTCAGATCACCCAGGAATACTTGGGGCAGGCAACCAACCTTGTTTACCTCGCTCCGATGTGGGAGGAAGTTTTGAAAAGCAAAACCTACAAGCCAAGTGCGAACTCAACTGTAGGAAGCATTTTGGAAGGAAAGGAAACGGGTCAGAAAATGACTTTGATCGCAGGAGTTTCCAATATCGGTACAGACCGCAACTGGACCGGTCATCTCTTCGCCCAGTCCAATTGGTTTGCCTTTGGAAAAATGGCTTGGAATCCAGAGGTAACTTCAGAGGAAATCGCCGAAGAATGGACAAAACTGACTTTCGGTCAAGACTCGGAAGTCGTGTCCAAAGTCGGTGAAATCCTACTAGAATCCCATGAAACAGCAGTTGACTATATGACTCCGCTAGGCCTGCACCACATCATGGGCAGAAGCCATCATTACGGTCCGGGACCATGGGTGATGGGAGGTAGAGCGGATTGGACTGCTCCCTATTACCATCAGGCAGACAGTCTAGGAATAGGATTTGACCGTACAGCCGATGGCAGCGGAGCACTGACTCAATATGCCCCAGAGATAGTGGAAAAATGGTCCGATCCCAATCAGATTCCTGAGAAATTCCTGCTTTGGTTTCACCATTTGCCATGGGATTACCAGCTAAAAGATGGAAATACCCTTTGGGAGGGAATTGCTTATCACTACGATAGAGGCGTGAAAGAAGTAAGGCAGATGCAGCAAACCTGGGCTTCTCTTGAATCCAAAATCGACCCGGAGGAATTCGACCACGTCAGACAGCTTTTGGAAATACAGGAAGAAGAGGCAGAATGGTGGAGAAATTCATGTTTACTCTATTTTCAGACCTTCTCCAAGCGTCCTTTCCCTGCTGATATCGAGCAACCGGAAGGAGATTTGGAATATTATAAAAGCCTGCGGTTTCCGAATGCACCGGGGATTTAG